The following coding sequences lie in one Melopsittacus undulatus isolate bMelUnd1 chromosome 9, bMelUnd1.mat.Z, whole genome shotgun sequence genomic window:
- the ANP32A gene encoding acidic leucine-rich nuclear phosphoprotein 32 family member A, whose amino-acid sequence MDMKKRIHLELRNRTPSDVKELVLDNCRSYEGKIEGLTDEFEELEFLSTINVGLTSVANLPKLNKLKKLELSDNRISGGLEVLAEKCPNLTHLNLSGNKIKDLGTIEPLKKLENLKSLDLFNCEVTNLNDYRENVFKLLPQLTYLDGYDRDDKEAPDSDAEGYVEGLDDEEEDEDVLSLVKDRDDKEAPDSDAEGYVEGLDDEEEDEDEEEYDDDAQVVEDEEDEEEEEEGEEEDVSGEEEEDEEGYNDGEVDDDEDEEEPDEERGQKRKREPEDEGDEDD is encoded by the exons ATGGACATGAAGAAAAGGATCCACTTAGAGCTGCGGAACCGGACGCCCTCAGAT GTTAAAGAACTTGTTCTTGACAACTGCAGGTCGTACGAAGGCAAAATCGAAGGCCTTACAGATGAGTTTGAAGAGCTGGAATTCTTAAGTACAATCAACGTAGGCTTAACCTCAGTTGCAAACTTACCAAAGTTAAACAAACTTAAGAAG CTCGAGTTAAGCGACAACAGAATCTCAGGAGGACTGGAAGTGTTGGCAGAAAAGTGTCCGAACCTCACACATCTAAATCTAAGCggcaacaaaataaaagatctCGGTACAATAGAACCTCTG aaGAAGCTAGAAAACCTGAAGAGTCTAGATCTTTTCAATTGTGAGGTAACCAACTTGAACGATTACAGAGAAAACGTGTTCAAGCTCCTCCCGCAACTCACATACCTCGATGGCTACGACCGGGATGACAAAGAGGCACCAGACTCTGATGCAGAGGGCTACGTGGAGGGCTTAGACGAcgaggaggaagatgaagatg TCTTATCCCTAGTGAAAGATCGGGATGACAAAGAAGCACCGGACTCTGATGCAGAGGGCTACGTGGAGGGCTTAGACGAcgaggaggaagatgaagacG AAGAGGAGTATGATGATGACGCTCAGGTAGTAGAAGACGAAGAAGacgaggaggaagaggaggaaggagaagaggaggacGTGAGCGGAGAAGAGGAG GAGGATGAAGAAGGCTACAACGACGGAGAGGTAGATGATGATGAAGACGAAGAGGAGCCCG ACGAAGAACGGGGACAGAAGAGAAAACGAGAACCTGAAGACGAAGGGGATGAAGATGACTAA